In Streptomyces sp. NBC_00414, a single window of DNA contains:
- a CDS encoding prenyltransferase/squalene oxidase repeat-containing protein translates to MFVRRSAAVLAATAVIGTAFAPAALADESPSASPSSSPSQAFPSGLYGSTDPTYDGVWRQSLALLAQHTVGVKPAAKAVDWLTGQQCANGGFAAYRADPAAKCDAKTQVDTNSTGAALQALAALDADDAATGAAVKWLKSVQNKDGGWGYLPGGASDTNSTSVVIGALEAADTDAEDLRSKGDRTPYDALRALAVPCDEDGGGAFAFQPDKKGKLAANADATAAGVLGALGEGLVTDPEDDGKSAGAAECAGGKSPAPEQAAANGAEYLAGAVAGSGYLESALAGSEDQPDYGNTADTVVALAAAGRPADARKPLAWLEKNSGPWAAKSGPAAYAQLIFAAHATGTDPRAFGGADLVKQLGATGPAGEISDPSADAKDGKGDKGDKQDAQDESGDDGGVSVWWIVGVGLVGGIGVGFLLSTRNKKKQP, encoded by the coding sequence ATGTTTGTCCGCCGCAGTGCCGCGGTACTGGCCGCCACCGCCGTGATCGGCACGGCGTTCGCGCCGGCCGCCCTCGCCGACGAGTCGCCCTCCGCGTCCCCGTCCTCGTCTCCGTCGCAGGCGTTCCCCTCGGGTCTGTACGGCAGCACCGACCCCACGTACGACGGTGTCTGGCGGCAGTCGCTGGCGCTGCTCGCCCAGCACACCGTGGGTGTGAAGCCCGCGGCGAAGGCAGTCGACTGGCTCACCGGGCAGCAGTGCGCGAACGGCGGTTTCGCGGCCTACCGCGCGGACCCGGCCGCGAAGTGCGACGCCAAGACGCAGGTCGACACGAACAGCACGGGCGCCGCCCTCCAGGCTCTGGCGGCGCTCGACGCCGACGACGCCGCGACCGGCGCGGCCGTGAAGTGGCTGAAGTCCGTGCAGAACAAGGACGGCGGCTGGGGCTACCTGCCCGGCGGGGCCAGCGACACCAACTCGACGTCCGTCGTGATCGGGGCCCTGGAGGCCGCGGACACCGACGCCGAGGACCTGCGGTCGAAGGGCGACCGGACGCCGTACGACGCCCTGCGCGCCCTCGCCGTCCCCTGCGACGAGGACGGCGGGGGCGCCTTCGCCTTCCAGCCCGACAAGAAGGGCAAGCTCGCGGCGAACGCCGACGCCACGGCCGCGGGTGTGCTCGGCGCGCTCGGCGAGGGCCTGGTGACGGACCCCGAGGACGACGGGAAGTCCGCCGGGGCCGCCGAGTGCGCGGGCGGGAAGTCCCCGGCCCCGGAGCAGGCGGCGGCCAACGGCGCCGAGTACCTCGCCGGTGCGGTCGCCGGGTCCGGGTACCTGGAGTCCGCCCTCGCGGGCTCCGAGGACCAGCCCGACTACGGCAACACCGCCGACACGGTCGTCGCGCTCGCGGCGGCGGGCCGCCCGGCCGACGCCAGGAAGCCGCTGGCCTGGCTGGAGAAGAACTCCGGCCCCTGGGCGGCTAAGAGCGGCCCGGCCGCGTACGCGCAGCTGATCTTCGCGGCGCACGCCACGGGGACGGATCCGCGCGCGTTCGGCGGCGCCGACCTCGTGAAGCAGCTCGGCGCGACCGGCCCGGCGGGCGAGATCTCCGACCCGTCGGCCGACGCCAAGGACGGCAAGGGCGACAAGGGCGACAAGCAGGACGCTCAGGACGAGAGCGGGGACGACGGTGGGGTGAGCGTCTGGTGGATCGTCGGGGTCGGCCTGGTCGGCGGCATCGGCGTCGGTTTCCTCCTCAGCACCCGCAACAAGAAGAAGCAGCCGTGA